A window of Hymenobacter aerilatus contains these coding sequences:
- the ilvN gene encoding acetolactate synthase small subunit produces MERQEYNITAYTENQIGLLNRIAIIFSRRKINIESLNTSPSEIDGIHRFNIVIVETEEVVRKIAGQIEKQVEVLKVYYNTNEDVIWQEMALYKVPTDVIAEKALVERLLRENGARAVVIRKDYTVFETTGHREETDNLIKVLQPYGLIEFVRSARIAIIKDSEGFNKKLREFEQREPGSEVVENEYLNSREKVFTM; encoded by the coding sequence ATGGAGCGCCAGGAATACAACATCACGGCCTACACCGAAAACCAGATTGGCTTGCTCAACCGCATTGCTATCATCTTCTCGCGTCGTAAAATCAACATCGAGAGCCTAAATACCTCGCCTTCGGAGATTGACGGCATCCACCGCTTCAACATCGTGATTGTGGAAACGGAGGAGGTGGTGCGCAAGATTGCGGGGCAGATCGAAAAGCAGGTGGAGGTACTGAAGGTGTACTACAACACCAACGAGGACGTGATTTGGCAGGAAATGGCCCTGTACAAAGTGCCTACCGACGTTATTGCCGAAAAGGCCCTGGTAGAGCGTCTGCTGCGCGAAAACGGCGCCCGCGCCGTGGTGATTCGCAAGGATTACACGGTGTTTGAAACCACCGGCCACCGCGAAGAGACCGATAACCTCATCAAGGTTTTGCAGCCCTACGGCCTGATTGAATTTGTGCGTTCAGCCCGCATTGCCATCATCAAAGACAGCGAAGGATTCAATAAGAAGCTGCGCGAGTTTGAGCAGCGCGAGCCGGGCTCGGAGGTAGTCGAAAACGAATACCTGAACAGCCGGGAAAAGGTCTTCACGATGTAG
- a CDS encoding methyltransferase domain-containing protein, giving the protein MQWNADTYSQKHAFVFHYGAGLLDLLAPKPGELILDLGCGSGELTQRIVAADAVVIGLDASASMIAKAREQFPTLDFRVGDGASFALPERFDAIFSNAALHWMPAAAAVVQQMQQHLKPGGRLVAEFGGKGNVAQITNALLRHLHQRGHTHIQAEWWYFPSPGQYATLLEQHGFRVQLVQHYDRPTPLADPETGLTDWIQQFGANFFAGVGAEEQADILAAVNDELRPVLFQDGQWVADYKRLRVVAQK; this is encoded by the coding sequence ATGCAGTGGAACGCTGACACCTACAGCCAAAAGCACGCCTTTGTCTTTCATTACGGCGCGGGGCTGCTGGACTTGTTGGCCCCGAAGCCAGGGGAGCTGATCCTAGATCTGGGCTGTGGTTCCGGCGAGCTGACGCAGCGGATAGTCGCTGCGGACGCTGTGGTTATTGGATTGGATGCCTCGGCCAGCATGATTGCCAAAGCTCGCGAGCAGTTTCCTACCCTCGACTTTCGGGTAGGGGATGGGGCTAGCTTTGCGCTGCCGGAGCGCTTTGATGCCATCTTCTCCAATGCCGCGCTGCACTGGATGCCTGCTGCCGCTGCTGTTGTACAGCAAATGCAACAGCACCTGAAGCCGGGCGGCCGCCTCGTGGCGGAGTTTGGAGGCAAAGGCAACGTGGCGCAGATTACCAATGCGCTGTTGCGCCACCTGCACCAGCGCGGCCACACGCACATTCAAGCCGAGTGGTGGTACTTCCCCTCGCCCGGCCAGTACGCCACGCTGCTAGAGCAACACGGCTTCCGGGTGCAACTCGTGCAGCACTACGACCGGCCTACCCCACTTGCTGATCCAGAAACCGGCCTAACCGATTGGATTCAGCAGTTTGGCGCCAACTTCTTTGCGGGAGTAGGAGCCGAGGAGCAAGCCGATATCCTGGCGGCTGTCAATGATGAGTTGCGTCCGGTGCTGTTCCAGGACGGCCAATGGGTGGCTGACTACAAACGCCTGCGCGTGGTAGCGCAGAAATGA
- a CDS encoding M1 family metallopeptidase produces MLSAKHLLLLLPFLSTLGHAQGPAITTGVSQELAQHRTRVLRQVAYKLHFNVPPQVTAPIPATEEITFQLLDNAAPLQLDFKEKSDHVGRITVNGQPQPLTVQQEHLVIPAAALRVGENRVAIEFTAGNLSLNRNPEYLYTLLVPDRARTVFPCFDQPDVKAVFHLTLTVPTEWQAVANGPVADSSRVGARQTYRFQPSDTISTYLFAFVAGKFRHTARQPDGRPMHLYYRETDQEKISRSLGPIFDIQAGALKFLTEYTQIPYPFRKFDFAALPDFQYGGMEHAGAIDYKASTLFLDEGATRDQLNARANLLAHETAHMWFGDLVTMRWFDDVWTKEVFANFMADKISVVTQPDGNFDLKFLTDHYPAAYAVDRTAGANPIRQPLDNLQDAGSLYGNIIYHKAPIMMRQLERLMGQEAFRDGLRAYLKRYAYHNATWPDLIHILDERTPTDLQAWNKVWVNEPGRPQFDYWLRVQNGKIKRFNIDQKGEDGSRRVWPQQFEVALVYADHVEELTVDMRADKVRVREAEGKPAPRFILFNSSGQGYGLFPVDAQSMPYLGQLQSPVMRAAAYINLTENMLSGRAVSPAQLLMLVRPLLAQESEELNLNLLLDQLTTVFWRFTPPAQRPTLAATLESELWQAMQQVDAPNKKKQLFKTYASITLSQAAQDRLHTIWQTKQPPAGVKLSEDDYTDLAAALALRAYPGHQQILQTQLQRIQNPDRRLRLQYLLPALSDDVATRDGFFAGLAEDKNRQKEAWVLSALGYLHHPLRAATSEKYLPQSLALLEEIQQTGDIFFPQSWLQATFRWYQTPTAAATIRSFLQAHPTYNPKLKAKVLQAADNVFRAEKLIGEKGSAAAGQ; encoded by the coding sequence ATGCTCTCCGCAAAACACCTGCTGCTACTGCTTCCTTTTTTGTCTACTCTCGGCCACGCGCAAGGGCCGGCCATTACCACTGGCGTTTCGCAGGAGCTGGCGCAGCACCGGACGCGGGTACTGCGGCAAGTGGCATACAAACTGCATTTCAACGTGCCGCCGCAGGTGACGGCGCCCATTCCGGCCACGGAGGAAATCACGTTTCAGCTGCTCGACAACGCGGCGCCGTTGCAACTCGATTTTAAGGAAAAGTCCGACCACGTGGGCCGCATTACCGTGAATGGTCAACCGCAGCCGCTGACGGTGCAGCAGGAGCACTTGGTCATTCCTGCGGCAGCTTTGCGGGTAGGGGAGAACCGCGTGGCCATCGAATTCACGGCTGGGAACTTGTCGCTGAACCGCAACCCGGAGTATCTCTACACGCTGCTCGTGCCCGACCGCGCCCGCACGGTTTTCCCGTGCTTCGATCAGCCCGATGTGAAGGCCGTGTTTCACCTCACGCTCACGGTGCCCACCGAGTGGCAGGCCGTGGCCAACGGGCCGGTGGCCGATTCGAGCAGGGTAGGGGCGCGGCAAACCTACCGCTTTCAGCCGTCCGATACCATCAGTACCTACCTGTTTGCCTTCGTGGCGGGTAAGTTCCGGCACACCGCGCGCCAGCCCGACGGTCGGCCCATGCACCTCTACTACCGCGAAACCGACCAAGAGAAAATCAGCCGGAGCCTGGGGCCGATTTTCGATATTCAGGCCGGAGCGCTGAAGTTCCTGACGGAATACACGCAGATTCCCTACCCCTTCCGCAAGTTCGATTTTGCGGCACTGCCCGATTTCCAGTACGGCGGCATGGAGCACGCAGGCGCCATCGACTACAAGGCCAGTACGCTATTTCTGGACGAAGGCGCCACCCGCGACCAGCTGAACGCCCGCGCCAACCTGCTGGCCCACGAAACGGCTCACATGTGGTTTGGCGATTTGGTGACCATGCGTTGGTTCGACGACGTGTGGACCAAAGAGGTATTTGCCAACTTCATGGCCGACAAAATCAGCGTCGTGACCCAGCCTGATGGCAATTTCGACCTGAAGTTTCTCACCGACCACTACCCCGCCGCCTACGCCGTGGACCGCACAGCCGGGGCAAATCCCATCCGGCAGCCGCTGGATAATTTGCAGGATGCCGGCTCGCTCTACGGCAACATCATCTACCACAAAGCGCCCATTATGATGCGCCAGTTGGAGCGGCTGATGGGTCAGGAGGCCTTCCGCGACGGCCTGCGCGCCTACCTCAAACGCTACGCCTACCACAACGCCACCTGGCCTGACCTCATCCATATCCTCGACGAGCGTACGCCCACCGACCTGCAAGCCTGGAACAAAGTATGGGTGAACGAGCCCGGCCGCCCGCAGTTCGACTACTGGCTACGCGTGCAAAACGGCAAGATCAAGCGCTTCAACATCGACCAAAAAGGCGAGGACGGCAGCCGCCGCGTGTGGCCGCAGCAGTTTGAGGTAGCCCTGGTGTACGCCGACCACGTGGAAGAACTGACCGTGGACATGCGCGCCGACAAGGTGCGTGTGCGCGAAGCGGAGGGCAAGCCCGCGCCGCGCTTTATCTTGTTCAACTCGTCGGGGCAGGGGTATGGGCTGTTTCCGGTAGATGCGCAAAGTATGCCCTACCTGGGGCAACTGCAAAGCCCGGTGATGCGTGCCGCCGCGTATATCAACCTCACAGAGAATATGTTGTCTGGCCGGGCTGTATCGCCCGCGCAGCTGCTGATGCTGGTGCGGCCGCTGCTGGCGCAGGAGTCGGAGGAACTGAACTTGAACCTATTGCTCGATCAGCTTACCACAGTGTTCTGGCGCTTCACGCCGCCGGCCCAGCGCCCTACCCTGGCCGCTACCCTGGAATCGGAGTTGTGGCAGGCCATGCAGCAGGTAGACGCCCCGAACAAGAAAAAGCAGTTGTTTAAGACCTATGCCAGCATTACCCTGAGCCAGGCCGCGCAGGACCGGCTGCACACTATCTGGCAAACCAAACAGCCGCCCGCTGGCGTGAAACTCTCCGAAGACGACTACACCGACCTGGCCGCCGCGCTGGCCCTGCGCGCCTACCCCGGCCACCAGCAAATCCTGCAAACCCAGCTTCAGCGCATTCAAAACCCCGACCGCCGCCTGCGCTTGCAGTATCTGTTGCCAGCGCTGTCGGATGATGTAGCCACGCGGGATGGCTTTTTTGCGGGCCTGGCCGAGGACAAGAACCGCCAAAAGGAAGCCTGGGTGCTCTCGGCGCTGGGCTACCTGCACCACCCGCTGCGCGCCGCTACCTCCGAAAAATACCTGCCGCAGAGCCTAGCGCTGCTCGAAGAAATTCAGCAAACTGGCGACATTTTCTTTCCGCAAAGCTGGCTGCAAGCTACGTTTCGTTGGTACCAAACGCCGACTGCGGCCGCCACTATTCGCAGCTTTTTGCAAGCGCATCCTACCTACAATCCGAAGCTGAAAGCGAAGGTGTTGCAGGCGGCCGACAACGTGTTTCGGGCTGAGAAGTTGATAGGCGAAAAAGGTAGTGCTGCGGCTGGTCAGTAA
- a CDS encoding alpha-L-fucosidase: MNLFTRTLALASLSVLCARAGQAQEQGVHQQSTLYEAPTDPLVKKKLDKWQDQKFGLILHWGLYAVPGIIESWQLCSEDWVERDSTVAYNDYKKWYWGLSKDFNPVNFNPEQWASVAKKAGMRYLVFTTKHHDGFNMFDTKQSDFKITNGPFKGNPKANVAKYIFDAFRKQDFMIGAYFSKPDWHSQDFWWSKYATPNRNVNYDIKKFPWRWDKYKEFTYNQISELMHDYGAMDILWLDGGWVRPRETVTDEVRAWGAPIPEFSQEVDMPRIATMARQAQPGLLMVDRTVHGPYENYQTPEQRVPDHKIDNPWESCLTLANNWGYVPNDKYKSPTKVIHSLVEVVAKGGSLLLGVGPKPDGTLDNEAVTRLTAIGKWLDVNGDAIYSTRATDRYQDGSTYFTQGKKGTRYAIALLPEDKAAPTTIAWTGNTPKKGSKMTLLQTGKSVKWTRTGDKVTVALPSSLAKQAGTYPALAFAYAAE; the protein is encoded by the coding sequence ATGAATCTATTTACCCGTACGCTGGCTCTGGCCTCTCTTTCTGTGCTTTGTGCCCGTGCCGGGCAAGCCCAGGAGCAAGGCGTCCACCAGCAATCCACGCTGTATGAAGCACCCACTGATCCGCTGGTGAAGAAAAAGCTGGACAAGTGGCAGGACCAGAAGTTTGGGTTGATTCTGCATTGGGGGTTGTACGCGGTGCCGGGCATTATTGAATCGTGGCAGCTATGCTCCGAGGATTGGGTGGAGCGCGACAGCACTGTGGCCTACAACGACTACAAAAAGTGGTACTGGGGCCTGAGCAAGGACTTCAATCCGGTGAACTTCAACCCCGAGCAATGGGCCAGCGTGGCCAAAAAAGCCGGCATGCGCTACCTGGTGTTCACCACCAAGCACCACGACGGGTTCAATATGTTCGACACCAAGCAGTCGGATTTCAAGATTACCAACGGCCCGTTCAAGGGCAACCCCAAGGCCAACGTGGCCAAGTACATTTTCGACGCCTTTCGGAAGCAGGACTTCATGATTGGAGCCTACTTCTCGAAGCCCGACTGGCATTCGCAGGACTTCTGGTGGTCGAAGTACGCCACGCCCAACCGCAACGTCAACTACGACATCAAGAAGTTTCCGTGGCGGTGGGATAAGTACAAGGAGTTCACCTACAATCAGATAAGTGAGCTGATGCACGACTACGGCGCCATGGATATTCTGTGGCTGGATGGCGGCTGGGTGCGCCCCCGCGAAACCGTAACCGACGAAGTACGGGCCTGGGGCGCCCCCATTCCGGAGTTCAGCCAGGAAGTAGATATGCCCCGCATTGCTACTATGGCCCGTCAGGCCCAGCCTGGCCTGCTGATGGTGGACCGCACCGTGCACGGTCCCTACGAGAACTACCAGACGCCCGAGCAGCGCGTGCCCGACCACAAGATTGACAACCCCTGGGAAAGCTGCCTCACACTGGCCAACAACTGGGGCTACGTGCCGAACGACAAGTACAAGTCGCCCACCAAAGTCATTCACTCCCTGGTAGAAGTGGTTGCCAAGGGCGGTAGCCTGCTGCTGGGGGTAGGCCCTAAGCCCGACGGTACGCTGGACAACGAAGCCGTGACGCGCCTTACGGCCATTGGCAAGTGGCTGGATGTGAACGGCGACGCCATCTACAGCACCCGCGCCACCGACCGCTACCAGGACGGTAGCACCTACTTTACGCAGGGCAAAAAAGGCACGCGCTACGCCATTGCCCTCCTGCCCGAAGACAAAGCGGCTCCCACCACCATCGCCTGGACCGGCAACACGCCCAAGAAGGGTAGCAAAATGACGCTGCTGCAAACCGGCAAATCGGTGAAATGGACGCGTACTGGCGACAAGGTAACGGTGGCCCTACCCAGCTCCCTTGCCAAGCAAGCGGGCACCTATCCCGCGCTGGCCTTTGCCTACGCGGCGGAGTAA
- the ilvB gene encoding biosynthetic-type acetolactate synthase large subunit, with product MQTQPATAPATIAPETTPTSGAVATLQALIAEGVDTIFGYPGGAIIPIYDALYDFKEQLHHVLVRHEQGGIHAAQGYARSSGRVGVVFATSGPGATNLVTGLADAQIDSTPLVCITGQVFASLLGTDAFQETDIINITTPVTKWNYQITDATEIPEVLAKAFYIARSGRPGPVLIDITKNAQIQRFDFTGYTPCQHIRSYRPKPIVRNEYVEQAAALINQAKKPFIIWGQGVMLGGAEQEFKTFVEKSGIPAAWTILGVDALPTDHPLNVGMLGMHGNYGPNVLTNECDVLIAIGMRFDDRVTGRLDKYAKQAQIIHLDIDPTEIGKNVPTAVPVWGDCKETLPLLTALIEEKQHTAWRQHFDEFRDQEVAAVIQNELFPTSEELTMGEVIQQLNELTNGDAIIVTDVGQHQMVACRYTKFNQSRSNITSGGLGTMGFSLPAAIGAKFGAPDRTVVAVIGDGGVQMTIQELGTIMQTGVNVKILILNNQFLGMVRQWQELFNDRRYSFVDIASPDYVQVAKGYYIEGQRVSERANLRNALRTMLEHDGSYLLEVMVTKENNIFPMVPQGCSVAEIRLK from the coding sequence ATGCAAACCCAACCCGCAACCGCTCCCGCTACCATCGCCCCCGAAACCACGCCTACCTCTGGCGCGGTAGCCACGCTGCAAGCCTTGATAGCCGAGGGCGTGGACACGATTTTCGGCTACCCCGGCGGCGCTATCATCCCTATTTACGACGCGCTTTACGACTTTAAGGAGCAGCTGCACCACGTGCTGGTGCGCCACGAACAGGGCGGCATCCATGCGGCCCAGGGCTACGCGCGGTCGTCGGGTAGGGTAGGGGTGGTGTTTGCCACTAGCGGCCCTGGTGCTACTAATTTGGTAACAGGATTGGCTGACGCCCAGATTGATAGCACGCCGTTGGTGTGCATCACGGGGCAGGTGTTTGCCAGCTTGTTGGGGACTGATGCGTTTCAGGAAACCGATATCATCAATATCACGACGCCCGTTACGAAGTGGAACTACCAGATAACGGACGCCACCGAAATTCCGGAGGTGCTGGCTAAGGCGTTCTACATTGCCCGCAGCGGCCGGCCCGGCCCGGTGCTCATCGATATTACCAAGAACGCCCAGATTCAACGGTTCGATTTTACAGGCTATACGCCGTGCCAGCACATTCGCAGCTACCGGCCCAAGCCCATCGTGCGCAACGAATACGTGGAGCAAGCGGCCGCGCTGATTAATCAGGCCAAAAAGCCCTTTATCATTTGGGGGCAGGGCGTGATGCTGGGCGGGGCCGAGCAGGAATTCAAAACGTTTGTGGAGAAAAGCGGCATTCCGGCCGCCTGGACCATCCTGGGTGTAGACGCCCTACCCACCGACCACCCGCTGAACGTGGGCATGCTGGGCATGCACGGCAACTACGGCCCCAACGTCCTCACCAACGAGTGCGACGTGCTGATTGCCATTGGGATGCGCTTCGATGACCGCGTGACCGGTCGCCTCGACAAGTATGCCAAGCAGGCCCAGATCATCCACCTCGACATCGACCCCACAGAAATTGGCAAAAACGTGCCCACGGCCGTGCCGGTGTGGGGCGACTGTAAGGAAACCCTACCCTTGCTCACGGCCCTGATAGAAGAGAAGCAGCACACGGCCTGGCGCCAGCACTTCGATGAGTTCCGGGACCAGGAGGTGGCGGCTGTTATTCAGAACGAGCTGTTCCCTACCTCCGAGGAGCTGACGATGGGCGAGGTAATTCAGCAGTTGAACGAGCTGACCAACGGCGACGCCATTATAGTAACCGACGTGGGCCAGCACCAGATGGTGGCCTGCCGCTACACCAAGTTCAACCAGAGCCGCAGCAACATCACCTCGGGCGGCCTGGGCACTATGGGCTTCTCCTTACCCGCTGCCATAGGGGCCAAGTTTGGGGCTCCCGACCGCACGGTGGTGGCTGTGATTGGCGACGGCGGCGTGCAGATGACGATTCAGGAACTGGGTACGATTATGCAAACCGGCGTCAACGTCAAGATCCTGATTCTCAACAACCAGTTTCTGGGTATGGTACGGCAGTGGCAGGAGCTGTTCAACGACCGTCGCTACTCCTTCGTGGATATTGCTAGCCCTGACTACGTGCAGGTAGCCAAGGGGTACTACATTGAAGGTCAGCGCGTTTCGGAGCGCGCAAACCTGCGCAACGCCCTGCGCACCATGCTGGAGCACGACGGCTCCTATCTGCTGGAGGTGATGGTTACGAAAGAGAACAACATTTTCCCGATGGTGCCACAGGGCTGCAGCGTGGCGGAAATCCGGTTAAAATAA
- the ilvC gene encoding ketol-acid reductoisomerase gives MATINFGGVDETVITRDEFPLFKAQEFLKDETIAVLGYGVQGPGQALNLRDNGFNVIVGQREDSASWQKAVEDGWVPGETLFGLEEAAERGTIVCYLLSDAGQIALWPAIKEKLTPGKTLYFSHGFGVTFNDQTGIVPPKDIDVILVAPKGSGTSLRRLFVAGGGLNSSFAVFQDASGEAFTKATALGIGVGSGYLFQTDFKKEVYSDLTGERGVLMGALAGIIEAQYQVLRQRGHSPSEAFNETVEELTQSLVPLVGENGMDWMFANCSVTAQRGALDWKGKFREATLPVLNELYDSVASGAEAKRTIERGSTPDYREKLQEELKEVRESELWQTGARVRELRSNTTNVEA, from the coding sequence ATGGCAACCATCAACTTTGGCGGCGTCGACGAAACTGTAATCACCCGCGACGAATTTCCGCTGTTTAAAGCGCAGGAGTTCCTGAAAGACGAAACCATTGCCGTACTCGGCTACGGTGTGCAGGGTCCCGGCCAGGCCCTGAACCTGCGCGATAACGGCTTCAACGTGATTGTGGGTCAGCGTGAGGATTCGGCATCGTGGCAGAAGGCGGTGGAAGATGGCTGGGTGCCCGGCGAAACGCTGTTTGGGCTGGAAGAAGCCGCCGAGCGCGGTACTATTGTGTGCTACTTGCTCTCCGACGCTGGTCAGATTGCGCTGTGGCCTGCTATCAAGGAAAAATTGACGCCCGGCAAAACCCTCTATTTCTCGCACGGCTTCGGCGTAACCTTCAACGACCAAACCGGCATCGTACCACCCAAGGATATCGACGTGATTCTGGTAGCGCCCAAGGGTAGTGGCACCAGCCTGCGTCGCCTGTTTGTGGCCGGTGGCGGGTTGAACTCGTCGTTTGCTGTGTTCCAGGATGCTAGCGGTGAAGCTTTCACCAAGGCCACGGCCCTGGGCATCGGGGTAGGCTCGGGCTACCTGTTCCAGACCGACTTCAAGAAGGAAGTATACTCCGACCTCACCGGCGAGCGTGGCGTGCTGATGGGTGCTCTGGCTGGCATCATCGAGGCGCAATACCAGGTGCTGCGCCAGCGCGGCCACTCGCCCTCCGAGGCCTTCAACGAAACCGTAGAAGAGCTGACCCAGAGCCTGGTGCCGCTGGTAGGCGAAAACGGCATGGACTGGATGTTTGCCAACTGCTCCGTGACGGCCCAGCGTGGTGCCCTCGACTGGAAAGGCAAGTTCCGCGAAGCTACCCTGCCCGTACTCAACGAGCTGTATGACAGCGTGGCCTCGGGTGCCGAAGCCAAGCGCACCATCGAGCGCGGCTCTACCCCCGACTACCGCGAGAAGCTGCAAGAGGAGCTGAAAGAAGTACGCGAGTCGGAGCTGTGGCAAACCGGCGCCCGCGTGCGCGAGCTGCGCTCGAATACGACGAACGTAGAGGCGTAA
- the ilvA gene encoding threonine ammonia-lyase IlvA gives MQEPATSIPATVVTLEHVQQAARTLEGVILKTPLLQNLWLSRTYEAAVYLKREDLQVVRSYKIRGAYNKMATLPPASGGREVVCASAGNHAQGVAHACHLLGVRGYIFMPANTPAQKVDKVRLFGKDQVEVVLCGATFDDTYHEAKAFCDAHDYTFVHPFDDPAIVAGQATVGLEVLQQATYSIDYCFMPIGGGGLASGVGSVFRQLSPHTKLIGVQPAGAPSMHDSIKVHQERRALETIESFVDGAAVKCPGELTFQLCRELLDDVVLVPEGQVCADLLKMYNEEGIVLELAGTLSIAALRQYADEIRGKNVVCIISGSNNDITRMEDIKERALRFQGLKHYFMVTFNQRPGALRTFVNNVLQPEQDIIHFQYIKKNNKEKGPVFVGIEVKQPGDEELIKIRMVEEGFGYEYLNGKPDFLALLV, from the coding sequence ATGCAAGAACCTGCCACTTCCATCCCCGCTACGGTCGTCACCCTCGAACACGTACAGCAAGCGGCGCGCACGCTGGAAGGCGTGATTCTGAAGACACCGCTGCTGCAAAACTTGTGGCTCTCACGTACCTACGAAGCTGCGGTGTATCTGAAACGCGAAGATTTGCAGGTGGTGCGCTCCTACAAGATTCGGGGAGCCTACAACAAGATGGCGACGCTGCCGCCCGCGTCGGGGGGTAGGGAGGTGGTGTGTGCTTCGGCTGGCAACCATGCCCAGGGAGTGGCCCACGCCTGCCACCTTTTGGGCGTGCGCGGCTACATTTTCATGCCGGCCAACACGCCCGCTCAAAAGGTGGATAAGGTGCGGTTGTTTGGGAAAGACCAAGTAGAAGTTGTGCTCTGCGGCGCTACCTTCGACGATACCTACCACGAAGCCAAAGCCTTCTGTGACGCCCACGACTACACCTTTGTGCACCCGTTCGACGACCCGGCCATTGTGGCGGGCCAGGCAACGGTAGGGCTGGAGGTGTTGCAGCAAGCCACTTACTCCATCGACTACTGCTTTATGCCGATTGGTGGCGGCGGGTTGGCCTCGGGGGTAGGGAGCGTGTTTCGGCAGTTGAGTCCGCACACCAAGCTCATTGGTGTGCAGCCAGCCGGGGCGCCTTCCATGCACGATTCCATCAAAGTGCACCAGGAGCGGCGCGCTTTGGAAACCATCGAAAGCTTTGTGGATGGAGCAGCCGTGAAGTGCCCCGGTGAGCTAACCTTCCAACTCTGCCGCGAGCTGCTCGACGATGTGGTGCTGGTGCCCGAGGGTCAGGTGTGCGCCGACTTGCTGAAGATGTACAACGAGGAAGGCATCGTGCTGGAGCTTGCCGGCACGCTCAGCATCGCGGCCCTGCGCCAGTACGCCGATGAAATCCGCGGCAAAAACGTGGTGTGCATCATCAGCGGCTCCAACAACGATATCACCCGCATGGAGGATATCAAGGAGCGTGCGCTGCGCTTCCAGGGCCTCAAGCACTACTTCATGGTGACCTTCAACCAGCGCCCCGGCGCCCTGCGCACCTTCGTGAACAACGTGCTGCAACCCGAGCAAGACATCATTCACTTTCAGTACATCAAGAAAAACAACAAGGAAAAAGGTCCGGTCTTCGTGGGTATCGAGGTGAAGCAACCCGGTGACGAAGAGCTAATTAAGATCCGAATGGTGGAAGAAGGCTTCGGCTACGAATACCTTAACGGCAAACCCGATTTCCTGGCTTTGCTGGTGTAG